A section of the Alkalihalobacillus sp. LMS39 genome encodes:
- a CDS encoding VOC family protein, protein MFKIGSIFIPVTDIEKSTAWYETHLGVKKIESWDGGVGFYLPTGSTQLALVKVNNIQPTEFITHENQKNSYYNFVTDHIEAAHQHFINNGITTTDITDFGGMKHFDFVDLDGNPFSVVSEVAASPFHSENVRKMQERDLER, encoded by the coding sequence ATGTTTAAAATTGGGAGTATTTTTATTCCGGTTACAGATATTGAGAAATCGACAGCATGGTATGAAACACATTTAGGCGTGAAGAAAATCGAGAGTTGGGATGGTGGTGTTGGCTTTTATTTGCCTACTGGCTCAACACAACTAGCATTAGTTAAAGTCAACAACATTCAACCTACCGAATTTATAACACATGAAAATCAAAAAAACTCGTATTACAACTTTGTCACTGACCATATTGAAGCAGCCCATCAGCATTTTATTAATAATGGCATAACAACGACGGACATCACAGATTTTGGAGGGATGAAGCACTTTGATTTTGTTGATTTAGACGGGAATCCATTTAGTGTCGTTAGTGAAGTGGCAGCTTCGCCATTCCACTCGGAGAATGTGAGAAAAATGCAAGAACGAGATTTAGAAAGGTAA
- a CDS encoding MerR family transcriptional regulator, producing the protein MKPLKISEVAKAASVNIETIKYYEKRGILAKPERSHSGYRLFSETAVNDLLLIKKSKELGFTLREIEQLLAIIKKDDFFPKESMHSFALKKINEINEKIAKLEQFKSLLETALSQPEDVSTLDQKQNCPIIKKLKKDVHNEQND; encoded by the coding sequence GTGAAACCTTTAAAAATTAGCGAGGTTGCTAAAGCCGCTAGCGTAAATATTGAAACAATAAAATACTATGAAAAAAGAGGGATTCTAGCTAAGCCAGAAAGAAGTCATTCAGGATACCGACTTTTTTCTGAAACAGCAGTGAACGATTTATTACTTATCAAAAAATCAAAAGAACTCGGTTTTACTTTACGCGAAATCGAACAACTATTAGCCATCATAAAAAAAGACGACTTTTTCCCAAAAGAATCAATGCATTCTTTTGCTCTTAAGAAAATAAACGAAATAAACGAGAAAATTGCTAAATTGGAGCAGTTTAAATCATTATTAGAAACAGCGCTTTCTCAGCCAGAAGATGTTTCAACATTAGATCAAAAACAAAATTGTCCTATTATAAAAAAACTTAAAAAGGATGTGCATAATGAGCAAAACGATTGA
- a CDS encoding ABC transporter permease, which translates to MNIMQKLTIRHLKENKRRTLVTVVGTIISVAMIAAVATLAISFLDLMQRHVIANQGEWHVQYHNVNEEQVKAIKDDEQTKRFMLSRDRGYSYLAGSENQYKPYLFIKEYNKSGLENFPILLKEGRLPENPNELVLSTEIASNAKVEYQIGDTLTLDVGERKQLDEEVQEERLTQQYSLRFIEDEVGETLVNTESVTYEVVGIIERPTWEPSWAPGYTAISYTDETLITAESPVTVSVVVNKLNRSIFENTEQLVEDIGLNLNFISYNNELFRYHGITSDDNLKSLMYSLAGIIMSVIIVGSVALIYNAFAISVSERARHLGMLSSVGATKRQKRNSVFFEGVIIGAISIPIGLISGIVGIGITFWFSNRLLQDALNVSQKLTVVVTPWSIVTAIVVSIVTIFISTYLPARKASKISAIDAIRQTTDIKLNGKVVKTSKLVRMLFGFEAEIGLKNLKRNKRKYRITVFSLAVSIILFLVVSFFTYSLEKGMELSQGNVNYDIQISPSGNHEIDSELVSSITSLEDVTAHSIVRETFFYAMIDEENMSDPLKKRAKEEPEMLEGGQFPYYVEVYSLDDESFKRYAEEVGFDQERLMKEEMRAVVINNAVYEDPDERKIVEIKPLNMKVGETIDLVYDDWENEEKDFVSEITIEAMTDRLPKGVTSGGGEASVKMVISETNFNQLLALENRTSKNSYLYLNSSEPLKTQNEIEELSENTIYIYNVFKSRQQSEQMILFMSVFIYGFIVLITLISIANIFNTISTGMALRKREFAMLKSVGMTPKSFHKMIQYESLFYGINSLLYGIPISIGIMYLLHRSMMNSFEYGFELPWLSFVYVIIAVFVIVGFAMLYSLAKVRKDNIIETLKQENI; encoded by the coding sequence ATGAACATCATGCAGAAACTTACCATTCGTCATTTAAAAGAAAACAAACGAAGAACACTTGTCACAGTGGTCGGTACAATTATTTCTGTTGCGATGATTGCAGCTGTTGCGACACTCGCCATCTCCTTTTTAGACTTGATGCAGCGGCACGTCATCGCAAACCAAGGAGAGTGGCATGTTCAGTATCATAACGTGAATGAAGAACAGGTGAAAGCCATTAAGGATGATGAACAGACAAAGCGGTTTATGCTTTCACGAGACAGAGGTTATTCCTATTTAGCGGGAAGTGAAAATCAATATAAGCCGTATCTTTTTATTAAAGAATATAATAAAAGTGGATTGGAAAATTTCCCGATATTATTAAAAGAAGGAAGACTTCCTGAAAATCCAAATGAACTCGTGTTATCAACTGAAATCGCAAGTAATGCAAAAGTTGAGTATCAGATTGGAGATACGTTAACGCTTGACGTTGGTGAACGAAAACAATTAGATGAGGAAGTACAAGAAGAACGACTTACCCAACAGTATTCTTTGCGTTTTATTGAGGATGAAGTGGGAGAGACTCTCGTAAATACGGAATCTGTCACATATGAGGTTGTAGGGATTATAGAGCGGCCAACATGGGAACCGTCATGGGCACCTGGATATACTGCGATTTCATACACAGATGAGACGTTGATTACAGCGGAGTCCCCTGTGACGGTCTCTGTTGTCGTCAATAAATTAAACCGTTCGATCTTCGAAAATACAGAACAGCTAGTAGAAGACATTGGGCTCAATTTAAATTTCATTTCGTACAATAATGAGTTATTTCGTTATCATGGGATAACAAGCGACGATAATTTGAAAAGTTTGATGTATTCTTTAGCTGGAATTATTATGTCAGTTATTATTGTTGGGTCCGTTGCTTTAATTTACAATGCCTTTGCAATTTCAGTTTCAGAACGTGCCCGTCACTTAGGAATGTTATCAAGTGTTGGTGCTACGAAAAGGCAAAAGCGAAATTCAGTTTTCTTTGAAGGCGTCATAATTGGAGCCATTAGTATTCCAATAGGGCTTATTTCGGGAATCGTTGGTATAGGTATTACGTTTTGGTTTAGCAACCGATTGCTACAAGATGCATTAAATGTATCACAGAAATTAACGGTTGTTGTTACACCATGGTCCATCGTCACAGCGATAGTTGTATCGATTGTAACGATTTTTATTTCTACGTATTTACCAGCAAGGAAAGCGTCGAAAATATCGGCTATTGATGCGATTCGTCAAACGACCGATATTAAGTTGAATGGTAAAGTTGTGAAAACGTCAAAACTAGTCAGAATGCTATTTGGGTTCGAAGCGGAAATAGGATTGAAAAATTTAAAGAGAAATAAACGGAAATATCGAATTACGGTATTTTCATTGGCTGTTAGTATTATTCTTTTTCTAGTCGTATCCTTTTTCACGTATTCACTAGAAAAGGGAATGGAGTTATCCCAAGGGAATGTAAATTATGATATTCAAATATCACCATCAGGTAATCATGAAATCGATAGCGAGTTAGTCAGTTCGATTACTAGTTTAGAAGATGTGACAGCTCATTCTATCGTAAGAGAAACGTTCTTTTATGCGATGATAGACGAAGAAAACATGTCGGATCCATTAAAAAAACGCGCGAAAGAAGAGCCAGAGATGTTAGAGGGGGGACAATTTCCATACTATGTAGAAGTGTATTCTCTCGATGACGAAAGTTTTAAGCGATATGCTGAGGAAGTAGGCTTTGATCAGGAACGGTTAATGAAAGAAGAGATGAGAGCAGTTGTCATTAATAACGCTGTATACGAGGATCCGGATGAAAGAAAAATTGTTGAGATAAAACCGTTAAATATGAAAGTAGGAGAGACGATTGATTTAGTTTATGATGACTGGGAAAATGAAGAAAAAGACTTTGTTAGTGAAATTACGATTGAAGCTATGACGGATCGATTGCCGAAAGGAGTGACTTCTGGTGGTGGTGAGGCTTCGGTAAAAATGGTCATTTCAGAGACTAATTTCAACCAATTATTAGCTCTTGAAAACAGGACGAGTAAAAATAGTTACCTTTATTTAAACAGTTCCGAACCACTAAAAACACAAAATGAGATTGAAGAGCTATCAGAAAACACGATCTATATTTATAACGTATTTAAATCTCGTCAACAAAGTGAACAAATGATTTTATTTATGTCGGTGTTTATTTATGGGTTTATTGTGTTAATTACACTTATTTCAATCGCGAACATTTTTAACACGATTTCTACAGGGATGGCGTTACGTAAAAGAGAGTTTGCCATGTTAAAGTCGGTTGGCATGACACCAAAGTCATTTCATAAAATGATTCAGTACGAGAGTTTGTTTTATGGGATAAACTCCTTACTGTATGGCATTCCAATTAGTATTGGGATTATGTATCTATTGCACAGGTCGATGATGAACTCATTTGAGTACGGCTTTGAACTCCCTTGGCTGAGTTTTGTATATGTCATTATTGCTGTATTTGTTATTGTGGGCTTTGCGATGCTGTACTCGTTGGCTAAAGTTAGAAAAGATAATATCATTGAAACGTTAAAACAAGAAAATATTTAA
- a CDS encoding ABC transporter ATP-binding protein yields the protein MEILKIENLSKVYGSGDTVVKALDNVSFSVNKGEFVAIIGPSGSGKSTLLHLLGGVDRPSSGKVFVDNTDIYGLNETQLAIFRRRQIGLIYQFYNLIPILTVEENITLPLLLDEHKVDKKQLSDIVKVLNLTNRLKHLPNQLSGGQQQRVSIGRALISNPAIMLADEPTGNLDSKNSSEIMDLLKMFNKTYNQTLIVITHDEQIALQADRVIAIEDGKIAKDEVIRQ from the coding sequence ATGGAAATCTTAAAAATTGAAAATCTGTCAAAGGTGTATGGGAGTGGTGACACTGTAGTTAAAGCACTCGATAATGTTTCATTTAGTGTAAATAAAGGAGAATTTGTAGCGATTATAGGTCCATCTGGTTCTGGTAAATCAACGCTCCTTCATTTACTCGGTGGAGTCGACCGACCATCAAGTGGGAAAGTTTTTGTAGATAATACAGATATTTATGGATTAAATGAAACACAACTGGCCATTTTTCGAAGAAGACAAATCGGCTTAATTTATCAATTTTACAATCTTATTCCGATTTTAACAGTAGAGGAAAATATCACATTACCTCTTTTATTGGATGAGCATAAAGTTGACAAGAAACAATTATCTGATATTGTCAAAGTTTTAAATTTAACGAACCGATTAAAACATCTACCAAATCAGTTATCTGGAGGTCAACAGCAACGTGTTTCTATTGGACGTGCGCTCATTAGCAATCCAGCGATTATGCTTGCTGATGAGCCAACTGGTAATTTAGATAGCAAAAATAGTAGCGAAATCATGGATTTATTAAAAATGTTTAATAAAACATATAACCAAACATTAATTGTCATCACCCATGATGAACAAATTGCGCTACAGGCTGACCGTGTTATTGCAATAGAGGACGGAAAGATTGCCAAAGACGAGGTGATTCGTCAATGA
- a CDS encoding HAMP domain-containing sensor histidine kinase, translated as MLRNRELKWLLLVMVMISVVAGWAVIILPAFSLYIVCFLAALLITVTLLFTHWRYEEIRKLSGYLRKISGGDFSLDVRDNKEGELSILKNDIYKVTLMLSKQSSGLKRDKSKLTEAISDISHQLKTPVTSMMVMADLLQRQGLSEEKRVEFTKNISLQLERIEWLVSALLKLSKMDAGSILFKRDTIIVKDLIHQSIEPLLIPMDIKQQSLILNGDVNVTYVGDFNWSSEAFINIVKNCVEHTPEGGKIKITFSENPLFTQITILDTGKGIDKADLPYIFKRFYKGKNASEESVGIGLALAEKIITSQHGSIEVKSQEGKGTEFTIKFYKQVI; from the coding sequence ATGTTGCGTAATCGTGAGTTGAAGTGGCTTCTTTTGGTGATGGTGATGATTAGTGTTGTTGCCGGCTGGGCTGTCATCATTCTCCCTGCATTTTCTCTTTATATTGTTTGTTTCCTAGCCGCTTTGCTTATAACAGTCACCTTACTTTTTACGCATTGGAGATATGAAGAGATCCGAAAACTGTCAGGTTATTTAAGAAAAATAAGCGGGGGGGATTTTTCGCTCGATGTTCGTGATAATAAAGAAGGCGAACTTAGTATTTTAAAAAATGATATATACAAAGTGACGTTAATGTTATCAAAGCAAAGTTCTGGTCTGAAGCGGGATAAAAGCAAACTGACCGAAGCGATTTCAGATATTTCTCACCAACTGAAAACGCCTGTGACATCGATGATGGTGATGGCAGATTTATTGCAACGGCAAGGCTTATCTGAAGAAAAAAGAGTTGAATTTACTAAGAATATTTCGCTGCAATTGGAGAGAATCGAATGGTTAGTGTCTGCTTTATTAAAGCTTTCAAAGATGGATGCAGGCTCGATTTTATTTAAACGTGATACGATTATTGTAAAGGATTTGATTCACCAATCCATTGAGCCACTACTCATCCCGATGGACATTAAGCAGCAATCTCTCATCTTAAATGGGGACGTGAATGTTACATATGTGGGCGATTTTAATTGGTCATCTGAAGCGTTCATTAATATTGTGAAAAACTGTGTCGAGCATACACCAGAGGGTGGGAAAATAAAAATAACTTTTTCAGAAAATCCATTATTTACTCAAATTACAATTCTGGATACTGGAAAAGGAATCGACAAAGCGGATTTACCATATATTTTTAAACGTTTTTATAAAGGTAAAAATGCTAGCGAAGAAAGTGTCGGAATTGGACTAGCATTAGCAGAGAAAATAATTACGAGCCAACATGGAAGTATTGAAGTGAAAAGCCAAGAAGGAAAAGGGACAGAATTCACAATAAAATTTTACAAACAAGTAATTTAA
- a CDS encoding response regulator transcription factor produces MKILLVEDDRTIASGLEYSLQQDQFETVLCYDASSAQKYIVEHIQTIDLCLFDLSLPDGSGYELCKQVKATSDIPVIFLTAIDDEVNVVMGLDMGADDYITKPFRVRELLSRIRTVLRRYHKQMQTKTIIEIDSIQINTLEGKVYKHGEEVVVTALEYRLLLIFATHIGQVLTRTQLLERIWDVAGDFVNDNTLTVYIKRLREKLEDNPQKPTLIKTIRGLGYKVGE; encoded by the coding sequence ATGAAAATATTACTTGTTGAAGATGATAGAACAATTGCTTCGGGATTAGAATATTCATTACAACAGGATCAGTTTGAGACGGTTCTTTGTTATGATGCATCTTCAGCCCAAAAATATATCGTCGAACATATACAAACCATCGATTTATGTTTATTTGACTTATCATTGCCAGATGGAAGTGGTTATGAGTTATGTAAACAAGTAAAAGCAACTTCTGATATACCTGTTATCTTTTTAACTGCTATTGATGATGAAGTGAATGTTGTGATGGGACTTGATATGGGGGCTGATGATTATATTACTAAGCCCTTTCGTGTAAGAGAATTGCTTTCAAGAATCCGTACGGTGTTACGAAGATATCATAAACAAATGCAAACAAAAACCATTATTGAGATTGATTCGATTCAAATTAATACATTAGAAGGAAAAGTGTATAAGCATGGGGAGGAAGTTGTCGTAACGGCTTTAGAATATCGACTTTTACTTATATTTGCTACTCATATTGGACAAGTGTTAACGAGGACCCAATTGCTAGAGCGAATATGGGATGTGGCTGGTGATTTTGTCAATGATAATACATTAACGGTTTATATTAAACGGTTACGAGAGAAATTAGAAGACAATCCACAAAAACCAACGTTAATTAAAACCATTCGTGGCTTAGGTTATAAGGTAGGTGAGTAA
- a CDS encoding NAD(P)H-dependent oxidoreductase produces the protein MNREAKKQEILDAFSFRHATKEFDPTKKISDEDFQFILETARLSPSSVGYEPWKFVIVQNETLREKLREVTWGGQGQLPTASHFVVILARTIKDTKYDSDYVANQMLHVKGIPAEMFETIKARYKTFQENDLKLLESDRSMFDWASKQTYIALANMMTAAAQIGIDSCPIEGFDYDKVQEVLAEEGLLENGHLAVSVMAAFGYRKNEPRPKTRKPMDDIVQWVK, from the coding sequence ATGAATCGAGAAGCAAAAAAACAAGAAATCCTTGATGCCTTTTCGTTTAGACATGCAACAAAGGAGTTTGACCCTACAAAAAAAATCTCTGATGAGGATTTTCAGTTTATATTAGAAACAGCTAGATTATCACCAAGCTCTGTCGGGTATGAGCCATGGAAGTTTGTCATTGTTCAAAATGAAACTTTGCGAGAAAAGCTACGCGAAGTTACTTGGGGAGGGCAAGGGCAGCTCCCAACGGCAAGCCATTTTGTTGTTATTCTTGCTAGAACGATAAAAGACACGAAATATGATAGTGACTATGTCGCAAACCAAATGTTACACGTAAAAGGAATCCCAGCTGAAATGTTTGAAACTATTAAAGCTCGGTACAAAACCTTCCAGGAGAATGACCTCAAATTATTGGAAAGTGATCGTTCTATGTTTGACTGGGCAAGCAAGCAAACGTATATTGCCTTAGCGAATATGATGACAGCTGCCGCTCAAATTGGGATTGATTCTTGTCCTATTGAAGGATTTGATTATGATAAAGTACAAGAAGTTCTTGCTGAGGAAGGCTTACTAGAAAATGGACACTTAGCTGTTTCCGTCATGGCGGCGTTCGGCTACCGTAAAAATGAACCAAGACCAAAGACGAGAAAGCCAATGGATGATATCGTACAGTGGGTAAAATAA
- a CDS encoding nucleotidyltransferase domain-containing protein, translated as MLTEDMKIQMIELLQKETNPDFVILFGSFAKETAREESDVDLAYFSEKQLSSYERYTLANHLALICERDIDLVDIREIDTIFAMQIFEQGVPIYIRNEDEYTRQTIKAYRMYAELSEQREVVIEQIKKRGSVFGNE; from the coding sequence ATGCTTACTGAAGACATGAAGATTCAAATGATTGAACTACTTCAAAAGGAAACGAACCCTGATTTCGTCATATTATTTGGCTCGTTTGCAAAAGAAACTGCACGGGAAGAGAGTGATGTTGATCTTGCTTACTTCAGTGAAAAGCAACTTTCATCTTATGAACGGTATACACTAGCAAATCATTTAGCATTAATTTGTGAAAGAGACATTGACCTTGTGGACATACGTGAAATCGACACTATATTTGCTATGCAAATTTTTGAGCAAGGTGTCCCTATTTATATTCGTAATGAAGATGAATATACACGTCAAACGATTAAAGCTTACCGGATGTATGCCGAGCTATCTGAACAACGTGAGGTCGTTATTGAACAAATTAAAAAGAGAGG